The window AGGGGCAGCGAGGCAAATCCCGTTGCCACTAACCTCAAGCTGTGACGGCGAGGGAAATATAGTACCGAAGTTCCTGATTCCACACTGCCAAGAAAAGCCTCTAGCGAGGAAAAAGGTGCCCGTACCGCAAACCGACACAGGTAGGCGAGGAGAGAATCCTAAGGTGTGCGAGAGAACTCTCGTTAAGGAACTCGGCAAAATGACCCCGTAACTTCGGGAGAAGGGGTGCTTTTTGGGGTGCATAGCCCCGAGAAGCCGCAGTGAATAGGCCCAGGCGACTGTTTAGCAAAAACACAGGTCTCTGCGAAGCCGTAAGGCGAAGTATAGGGGCTGACGCCTGCCCGGTGCTGGAAGGTTAAGGGGAGCGCTTAAAGCTTTGCTTGAAGGTGCGAACCGAAGCCCCAGTAAACGGCGGCCGTAACTATAACGGTCCTAAGGTAGCGAAATTCCTTGTCAGGTAAGTTCTGACCCGCACGAAAGGCGTAACGATCTGGGCACTGTCTCAACGAGAGACTCGGTGAAATTATAGTACCTGTGAAGATGCAGGTTACCCGCGACAGGACGGAAAGACCCCGTGGAGCTTTACTGCAGCCTGATATTGAATTTTGGTACAGCTTGTACAGGATAGGTAGGAGCCTTGGAAACCGGAGCGCCAGCTTCGGTGGAGGCGCCGGTGGGATACTACCCTGGCTGTACTGAAATTCTAACCCGCACCCCTGATCGGGGTGGGAGACAGTGTCAGGTGGGCAGTTTGACTGGGGCGGTCGCCTCCTAAAAGGTAACGGAGGCGCCCAAAGGTTCCCTCAGAATGGTTGGAAATCATTCGCAGAGTGCAAAGGCAGAAGGGAGCTTGACTGCGAGACCTACAAGTCGAGCAGGGACGAAAGTCGGGCTTAGTGATCCGGTGGTTCCGTATGGAAGGGCCATCGCTCAACGGATAAAAGCTACCCCGGGGATAACAGGCTTATCTCCCCCAAGAGTCCACATCGACGGGGAGGTTTGGCACCTCGATGTCGGCTCATCGCATCCTGGGGCTGTAGTCGGTCCCAAGGGTTGGGCTGTTCGCCCATTAAAGCGGTACGCGAGCTGGGTTCAGAACGTCGTGAGACAGTTCGGTCCCTATCCGTCGCGGGCGCAGGAAATTTGAGAGGAGCTGTCCTTAGTACGAGAGGACCGGGATGGACGCACCGCTGGTGTACCAGTTGTCTCGCCAGAGGCATCGCTGGGTAGCTATGTGCGGAAGGGATAAGTGCTGAAAGCATCTAAGCATGAAGCCCCCCTCAAGATGAGATTTCCCATTTCTTCGGAAAGTAAGATCCCTGAAAGATGATCAGGTAGATAGGTCCGAGGTGGAAGCGTGGTGACACGTGGAGCTGACGGATACTAATCGATCGAGGACTTAACCAAAAGAAAGCGCGAAATCGGTGAAACTGCTTCTTCTATCTAGTTTTGAAGGAACAATCGTTCCGACAACTTCATACCGTCTGGTGGCGATGGCGAAGAGGTCACACCCGTTCCCATCCCGAACACGGAAGTTAAGCTCTTCAGCGCCGATGGTAGTGAGGGGATTCCCCTTGCGAGAGTAGGACGCTGCCAGGCAGAAAATCCCATTACAATCGTAATGGGTTTTTTTGTGCACCAAGAATGGGAGCAATTTATTTGCGTTAAATTTCATTGAAACGCCGTCTATCGGACAGGAGGGGCTAATCCCCTTTTTTCCTACTCGATTATCGAGCAAAATCTAGTATTTTTTAATTTGTTCTTTTCTTTTTGCGCCAAAAAAGAATAAAATGGCCGAGAATTGTTAACATTATTGATCGTAAGAATAAAATAATTGAAAAGAGAAATGTCGTGAAGGGATTCTTGGCTTTTGCGGCAAGTCGATTTGCAGCATTCATTTTTTTGTTATGAAAAAGCGGATCATACATACTTAAAAATTGCCAAACAAGAGTTATTTCCGTTATAATTAATGTCAAATATAGTCAAAGTCAGAAGAGGAGGAGGCTTGGTGAGAAACATATCGGACATTATTGAAAATTACTTAAAAAAAGTTTTAGAAATGAGCGAAAGTGAAATTGTAGAAATAAAAAGAAGTGAAATTGCCGATAAATTTCAATGTGTCCCTTCTCAAATTAATTATGTGATAAACACAAGATTTACGATTGAAAGAGGCTATTTAGTGGAAAGCAAAAGAGGCGGCGGTGGATATATACGCATCATGAAAGTTCAGACTCATGATCAATCCCACTTAATAGACCAGTTGATTTCCTTAGTCGGGAATCGAATTTCTCAAGCGAACGCCGAACAGATTGTATATAGATTAGTGGAAGAAGAGGTTATTTCCAAAAGGGAAGCCAAAATTATGATCAGTGTTATGGATCGCTCTGTTT of the Bacillus smithii genome contains:
- a CDS encoding CtsR family transcriptional regulator, with product MVRNISDIIENYLKKVLEMSESEIVEIKRSEIADKFQCVPSQINYVINTRFTIERGYLVESKRGGGGYIRIMKVQTHDQSHLIDQLISLVGNRISQANAEQIVYRLVEEEVISKREAKIMISVMDRSVLYIDLPERDELRARMLKAMLLTLKFK